In Hevea brasiliensis isolate MT/VB/25A 57/8 chromosome 13, ASM3005281v1, whole genome shotgun sequence, a single genomic region encodes these proteins:
- the LOC110661225 gene encoding plant intracellular Ras-group-related LRR protein 9 has translation MDPNPNSFPILSYVMARLPSFGPKSSDTSFDVEQPPPRASSDPSSSQIPIVSQLPHLTDPKVIASMTRAISDVVQTRSVLQTLGPRPDHETVDTARLKLSEIESNLSKQLEEIVLSPRPPEVDRLEWRAHLVDKEHQCRQAAEKEKNLYKTILQLEEMHVSYEKLLKAAEQRLVKIYEKAEMGEEEELKDKEEVDEQLNEEVVGILQEVSGKGLERIDLSNRRLLFLPEAFGRIRGLRVLNLSNNQLEVIPDSIAGLENLEELNLTSNLLEALPDSIGLLHNLKILDASSNKLESLPDSISYCRSLLELDVSFNRLTYLPTNIGYELVNLKRLSVQLNKIRSLPTSIGEMRSLQHLDAHFNELQGLPLSIGRLTNLEILNLSNNFNDLTELPDTLGDLTNLKELDLSNNQIQALPDTFGRLDNLTKLNLEQNPLVIPPSEIVMEGIEAVKNFMAKRWLDILVEEERKSMLEVQEQAQTGWLTRSTSWMKNYAAGVSESVLGYLSPRSPKDAYLDQQL, from the exons ATGGATCCCAACCCTAACTCCTTCCCAATCCTCTCTTATGTCATGGCCCGCCTTCCTTCTTTCGGACCCAAATCTTCCGACACCTCCTTCGACGTCGAGCAGCCGCCACCTCGCGCTTCGTCCGACCCCTCTTCCAGTCAAATACCCATCGTCTCCCAATTACCCCACTTAACGGACCCCAAAGTCATTGCTTCCATGACTCGCGCCATCTCCGACGTGGTCCAGACCCGATCCGTCCTTCAAACCCTCGGCCCTCGTCCTGACCACGAGACCGTTGACACTGCCAGACTCAAACTCTCTGAAATCGAATCCAACCTCTCCAAACAGCTCGAAGAAATTGTCCTCTCTCCCCGGCCGCCTGAAGTCGATAGGCTTGAATGGCGCGCGCACTTGGTGGACAAGGAACATCAGTGTCGACAAGCAGCCGAGAAAGAGAAGAATTTGTACAAGACGATATTGCAATTGGAGGAGATGCACGTCTCTTACGAGAAGCTGCTGAAGGCGGCGGAGCAGCGGCTGGTGAAGATTTATGAGAAGGCGGAGATGGGAGAGGAGGAGGAGCTGAAAGATAAGGAGGAAGTGGACGAGCAGTTGAATGAAGAGGTTGTGGGAATACTCCAAGAGGTGTCTGGAAAAGGGTTGGAAAGGATCGATTTGTCGAACCGGAGATTGTTGTTCTTGCCTGAGGCGTTTGGAAGGATTCGTGGGTTGAGAGTGCTTAATCTCTCTAATAATCAGCTTGAG GTCATTCCTGACTCAATAGCTGGGTTAGAAAATCTCGAGGAGCTCAATCTTACTTCAAATCTCTTGGAGGCATTGCCAGATTCCATTGGGTTGCTACATAACTTGAAAATTCTAGATGCCTCCAGCAATAAGCTAGAGTCTTTACCTGACTCCATTTCTTATTGCAG GTCATTGCTGGAGTTGGATGTGAGCTTCAACCGTCTTACATACTTGCCAACTAATATTGGATATGAGTTGGTGAATCTTAAGAGGCTGTCAGTCCAGTTGAACAAGATTCGTTCTCTTCCCACTTCTATTGGTGAAATGAGATCGCTGCAGCATCTTGATGCTCACTTCAATGAGCTTCAGGGCCTTCCACTTTCAATTGGGAGATTGACAAATCTTGAGATCCTCAACTTGAGCAATAATTTTAATGACCTGACAGAACTCCCTGATACGTTGGGTGATTTGACAAACCTCAAGGAACTTGACCTCAGCAATAACCAGATTCAAGCTTTACCTGATACATTTGGGCGGCTGGATAATTTAACCAAATTGAACTTGGAACAAAATCCTCTCGTGATCCCACCATCAGAAATAGTGATGGAAGGGATTGAAGCTGTGAAGAATTTCATGGCTAAGAGGTGGCTTGACATACTGGTGGAGGAAGAAAGGAAAAGCATGCTTGAAGTACAAGAACAAGCACAGACTGGATGGTTGACACGAAGCACATCCTGGATGAAGAATTATGCTGCAGGTGTTTCTGAAAGTGTTTTAGGATATTTAAGTCCAAGATCTCCCAAGGACGCTTACCTTGATCAGCAGCTGTAA